Proteins from a genomic interval of Arvicola amphibius chromosome 10, mArvAmp1.2, whole genome shotgun sequence:
- the Arl6 gene encoding ADP-ribosylation factor-like protein 6, whose product MGLLDRLSGLLGLKKKEVHVLCLGLDNSGKTTIINKLKPSNAQSQDIVPTIGFSIEKFKSSSLSFTVFDMSGQGRYRNLWEHYYKDGQAIIFVIDSSDKLRMVVAKEELDTLLNHPDIKHRRIPILFFANKMDLRDAVTSVKVSQLLCLENIKDKPWHICASDAIKGEGLQEGVDWLQDQIQAVKT is encoded by the exons ATGGGATTGCTGGACAGACTTTCAGGTTTACTCGGCCTGAAGAAGAAGGAGGTTCATGTTTTATGCCTTGGGCTGGACAATAGTGGCAAAACGACAATCATTAACAAACTTAAACCTTCAAAT GCCCAGTCTCAGGATATAGTTCCAACCATAGGATTCAGCATAGAGAAATTCAAGTCCTCCAG tttGTCTTTTACAGTGTTTGACATGTCAGGGCAAGGAAGGTACAGGAATCTTTGGGAACACTATTATAA AGATGGACAAGCCATTATTTTTGTCATTGATAGTAGTGATAAATTAAGAATGGTTGTGGCCAAAGAAGAACTTGATACTCTTCTAAATCACCCAG ATATTAAACACCGCCGGATTCCAATCTTGTTCTTTGCGAACAAAATGGATCTCAGAGATGCAGTGACATCTGTGAAGGTGTCTCAGTTGCTGTGCTTAGAGAACATCAAAGACAAGCCGTGGCATATTtg TGCGAGTGATGCCATCAAAGGAGAAGGACTGCAGGAAGGGGTGGACTGGCTTCAAG ATCAGATCCAAGCTGTGAAGACATGA